In a genomic window of Lycium ferocissimum isolate CSIRO_LF1 chromosome 9, AGI_CSIRO_Lferr_CH_V1, whole genome shotgun sequence:
- the LOC132032194 gene encoding uncharacterized protein LOC132032194, which translates to MGSKEIIDAREYVLQSTSLQGDFGTKLAYVINGGKFSIKSMYLSLIPQLQKVPWKSITLHPNIHARHKFTLWLEILRRLATVERLLKFGIHVPPTCAFCDSAMETADHLFFRCPITSSFWQRLLRWLGFHRAMEEWQDEVKWVCSNAKKKSGSGAIISSVFAMCVAIIWRERNGIRFQKGQFQLDRVCREVAVHIHIQGRTLKKWHQPLLTLNTMP; encoded by the coding sequence ATGGGTAGTAAGGAAATTATTGACGCAAGAGAGTATGTGCTACAATCTACTAGTCTACAAGGGGACTTTGGAACTAAACTAGCATATGTAATAAATGGGGGAAAGTTCTCCATCAAAAGCATGTATCTATCACTGATTCCTCAACTACAGAAAGTCCCATGGAAGAGCATTACTTTACACCCGAACATACACGCCAGACATAAGTTTACTCTTTGGTTGGAAATCTTGAGAAGGCTGGCAACAGTGGAGAGACTCCTCAAGTTTGGCATCCATGTCCCACCAACCTGTGCCTTCTGTGATTCTGCAATGGAAACCGCTGATCACTTGTTCTTTAGGTGTCCTATTACAAGTAGTTTTTGGCAAAGGCTGCTGAGATGGTTGGGTTTCCACAGAGCTATGGAGGAGTGGCAAGATGAAGTGAAATGGGTCTGCAGCAACGCCAAAAAGAAGTCTGGCAGTGGGGCAATTATCAGCTCTGTGTTTGCTATGTGTGTTGCTATCATATGGAGAGAGAGGAATGGCATTCGATTCCAGAAGGGACAGTTTCAATTGGATAGAGTTTGCAGAGAGGTTGCAGTTCATATTCATATCCAGGGAAGGACACTCAAGAAGTGGCATCAGCCACTGTTGACACTCAACACCATGCCTTGA